In the genome of Oscillospiraceae bacterium, the window TGAGTAATTACGGGACCGATACCGTCACCGCCGCAAATACCGATTACTATTTTATCGAGCTTATCATAATCGGTAACCTCTTTAGAATTGTTGATACGCTCAACTCTTGCTAACTGTTCACGAATAAGCGCTTCAAATTTTTCTGTTGCTGCTTTTATCTGTGCTTCCATTTGTAATACTTCCTTTAACCGTTATTTTTAGTGTAATTCAAAAGACCGCCTGCTAAAATCATACCCTTCTGACGTTCAGAAAGCTCGATTGTAACATTAAAGCTTTTGCCTGTTGTTTTATTAAGTATTGAAATTTTTCCGTTTTCAAGCTGAGAATGAAGCTTATCAATAACAAGCTCATCGTTGAGGGAAATAGAATCGTAATCTGCCTCATTTTCAAAAACAAGGGGCATAATTCCCGAGTTTATAAGGTTAGCTGCATGTATTCTTGCAAAGGATTTTGCAATTACAGCCTTTATTCCCAGATAGAGAGGAACAAGCGCCGCATGCTCTCTTGAAGAGCCCTGTCCGTAGTTCTGACCGCCTATTATAAAGCCGCCGCCCTCTTCAAGAGCACGCTTTGAGAAGCTTTCATCGCACTTTTCAAAGCAGAACTGAGAAAGGAAGGGAATATTTGAACGGTAGGGCAAAATTCTTGCGCCTGCAGGCATAATATGGTCTGTTGTTATATTATCGCCAACTACAAGCAAAGCCTTCTTGCTTATTGTGTCGGGTAAAGCTTCGTTTATGGGGAAGGGCTTTATGTTGGGGCCTCTTACAACCTCAACCTCAGCAGAGCTTTCTGCAGGAGCATCAATCATATTGTCATTTATAAGAAACTTTTCGGGCATCTTTATTTCAACCTTGTCCCCAAGCTCTCTTGCATCAGAAAGAACACCGCTCAATGCTGAATAAGCAGCTGTTTCGGGGCTTACAAGATATACGCTTGCATCCTGTGTACCGCTTCTGCCTTCAAAGTTTCTGTTAAAGGTACGCAAGGATACACCTGCGCTCTTAGGAGACTGTCCCATTCCTATACAAGGACCGCAAGCACATTCAATAACTCTTGCGCCTGCCGCTAAGATATCGGATAAAGCGCCGTTTTGCGCAAGCATATTAAGCACCTGACGGGAGCCGGGAGCAATTACTAAAGAAACGTCTGGATGTACTGTTTTGCCCTTAAGTATAGTTGCAACACGCATCAAATCAAGATAAGATGAGTTGGTGCAGGAACCGATACAAACCTGGTCAATTTTTATCTTTCCTATTTCAGTAACGTCCTTAACATTGTCGGGGCTGTGAGGACAAGCCGCCATAGGAGCAAGCTCAGACAGATTTATTTCAATTTCCTTATCATACTGAGCATCGGGGTCTGCAAATATCGGAGTGAAATCCTCTTCACGTCCCTGAGCCTTAAGGAATTCTCTTGTAACCTCATCACTGGGGAAAACAGAGGTGGTAGCGCCAAGCTCTGCGCCCATATTGGTAATGGTAGCTCTTTCGGGAACAGACAAGGTTTTAACGCCTTCGCCTGCATATTCAATAACGTTTCCTACGCCGCCCTTTACAGTAAGCTTTTTAAGTACAGCTAAAATAACGTCTTTAGCAGAAACCCAAGGTGAAAGAGCGCCTGTAAGGTTAACCTTAACAACCTTAGGCATAGTGATATGATATGCGCCGCCGCCCATAGCAACAGCAACGTCAAGACCGCCTGCACCCATAGCAAGCATACCAATACCGCCGCCTGTGGGAGTATGGGAGTCGCTTCCTACGAGAGTTTTTCCGGGCTTGCCGAAACGCTCAAGATGTACCTGATGGCAGATACCG includes:
- a CDS encoding aconitate hydratase, producing the protein MAKNIAQKIIEAHLVSGKAVAGEPIALKIDQTLTQDATGTMAYLQFEAMGVDRVKTEKSVAYIDHNTLQSGFMNADDHKYIQTVCKKHGIYYSRPGNGICHQVHLERFGKPGKTLVGSDSHTPTGGGIGMLAMGAGGLDVAVAMGGGAYHITMPKVVKVNLTGALSPWVSAKDVILAVLKKLTVKGGVGNVIEYAGEGVKTLSVPERATITNMGAELGATTSVFPSDEVTREFLKAQGREEDFTPIFADPDAQYDKEIEINLSELAPMAACPHSPDNVKDVTEIGKIKIDQVCIGSCTNSSYLDLMRVATILKGKTVHPDVSLVIAPGSRQVLNMLAQNGALSDILAAGARVIECACGPCIGMGQSPKSAGVSLRTFNRNFEGRSGTQDASVYLVSPETAAYSALSGVLSDARELGDKVEIKMPEKFLINDNMIDAPAESSAEVEVVRGPNIKPFPINEALPDTISKKALLVVGDNITTDHIMPAGARILPYRSNIPFLSQFCFEKCDESFSKRALEEGGGFIIGGQNYGQGSSREHAALVPLYLGIKAVIAKSFARIHAANLINSGIMPLVFENEADYDSISLNDELVIDKLHSQLENGKISILNKTTGKSFNVTIELSERQKGMILAGGLLNYTKNNG